GGTTATATATTGATCTGCTGGGGCCATTGGCCGTTGGCAAGGAACGCAGTGATTTCCCATTGGGCGGCGAAGAGGCCCGCTGCCGCTACGCGTTGGAACAGGCTGGCAAGGGCAAGAATGTCGCGCTGGTCTGTTCCGGTGACGCAGGCATTTATGCGATGGGCGCGCTGGTCTTTGAACTGTTGGACCGCAGCGAAGAAGATCTGGGTGTCAGCGATGCCGCGCGCCGTGTCGAGGTTATCTGTTCGCCGGGCGTGTCGGCGCTGCAAGGTGCGGCGGCCCGTGCGGGCGCGCCCTTGGGCCATGATTTCTGCACGATCAGCCTGAGCGATCTGTTGACCCCGCGCGACGATATTATCCGCCGTCTGCATGCGGCCGCGACGGGCGATTTCGTGATCGCGTTTTATAATCCGGTGTCCAAGACACGGCGGACCTTGCTGGCCGAGGCCCGCGACATTCTGTTGCAGCACCGCCCCGCCGATACGCCGGTGATGCTGGCGTCGAGTTTGGGGCGTCCCGAAGAGAATGTGCGTTATCGCCGGTTGGACGCGTTGCAGGTTGACGAGGTTGATATGCTGACGGTCGTGTTGGTGGGATCGTCCAATTCACGGCTGGCGCAACTGGGCGAGGGACCGCGCATGTTCACGCCGCGCGGCTATGCGCGCAAGATTGACGGAGATCTGGCGTGATGGGGTTCGGCGCGCGCGTGCCGCGACGCCCCGCCCGCCATCCCGCAGCCTGCGGCATGAGAATTTTTGAACAGAAGAACGTGGGTGGGATATGACCGTTTATTTTATCGGCGCGGGGCCGGGCGACCCTGAATTGCTGACCCTGAAGGCGGCGCGCATCATCGGCGATTGTCCGGTGTGTTTGTTCGCAGGATCATTGGTGCCCGAGGCGGTGGTTGCCTGCGCGCCAAAGGGGGCGCGTGTGTTGGATACTGCGCCGATGACCCTTGATGATACTCACGCTGAGTTATTGGCGGCCCATGCCAAGGGGCAGGATGTGGCGCGGGTTCATTCCGGCGATCCCTCGCTTTACGGGGCGATTGCCGAACAGATCAGGCGCCTCAAGGCGGACGGCATTGACTACCAGATCATTCCGGGTGTGCCCGCCTATGCGGCGGCGGCGGCGGCGTTGGGGACGGAGCTGACCGTGCCGCAGGTGGCGCAGTCTATCGTGCTGACGCGCATGTCGATGAAATCGACCTCCATGCCCGAGGGCGAGACCCTGGCGAACTTCGCCCGCTCGGGTGCAACGCTGGCGATCCACCTGGGTATCCGCGCGCTGCGCGAGATCGAGCGACAGTTGATCCCCCATTATGGTGCCGATTGCCCTGTGGCAGTGGCCTACCGCGTGGGCTGGCCTGATCAGCAGATGATCCGCGGCACGCTCAGCGACATCCGCGAAAAGGTGCGTGCGGCCAAGATTACCCGCACGGCGCTGATTTTGGTCGGTCCCGCGCTGAGTGATTCGCACGGTTTTCCCGATTCCGCGCTTTATGATCCGGCCAAACCGCATGTGCTGCGCCCCAAGGTGAAACCCGCAAACTAAGGGTTTTGCGAGGTTTTTCGCGCTGATATCGAAAGGTTAACTTGACGCAAAGCAGTTTGGCCCCATGATCCTGACCAGGATGGAGGATCAGATGTCAGACTTTCTGCCCGAGGCCGTGCGCCAAGGATTAGAAGCCGCCCGCAAGGATGCGCTGCGTAAAAGCAGCCGTTTGCGGATCATGGACGGCGAGCGGATGTATCCGATATTGCGCCTGTGGGACCGTGGTTTTTCACTTGAGGCGGAAGATGCGCCGCACCTGCGCGGGCTGGTCGATATCTTTGATGGTGGGCGGCATTTGTATCAGTGTCTGATTATCGCCAGCGACGAAGAAAACGGCGAGATGCGCTATGAATTCAAGCGCAATACAGCCGCTGCCGACAAGGCGCCGCTTGATTTTGAACGTGCGGATGACGCGCCGATTGCCCTGCTTGGGCGATAGTTACTGAAGATCGCTGAATGCGGCTTGCAGGCGTTCAACAGCATCTTGAATGATCGCCGTCGGTGCGCCGATGTTGATGCGTTTCCACATTTCGTGACGGGGGCCGAAAATCTCGCCCGGGCTGGGCATGATCCGCGCGTCCTTGATGATCCGTTTGTCGAGTTCGGCGTGCGACATTCCCGTGCCCGTGAAATCGACCCATGATAGAAATGTGGATTGCATCGGCATCGCCGTGACACCTGGGATTGTGTTGAGCCCGTCGCAAAGAATCCGGCGATTGCGATCCAGCACCTGCACCAGATCATCAACCCACGCCGCCCCTTCGGGCGTATATGCCGCACGGGTCAGGTCAATGCCCACGCGATTGCACTGGATATCCAACCCGCTGTGCAGTTTCGCAAAACGTGCGCGCAGCGCATCGTCGGGGATGATCACGTAACCGGTGCGCAACCCGGCGATATCAAAGGTCTTTGAGGCCGCACACATGGTGATCAGGCGCGGCAGGGAGTCTGGCGCGGCGATGGCCGTAGGGGTGTGTTCTTGGCCGGGGAATGTCAGGTCGTGGTGGATTTCGTCCGAGATCAGAAGCAAATCGTGCCGGTCGCAGAAGGCTGCAAGTGCCCGCAGTTCTGACACCTCCCAGACGCGCCCGGCGGGATTATGGGGTGCCGAGAACAACACGGCCTTCTCATCGCCCGTCAGTTGGTTTTCGAGCGCTTCAAGGTTCATGCGATAGATCCCATCGGCATCGACAACCAACGGCGATTGCACCGGCCTGCGCCCGTTGCGCATGACCTTGCTGAGAAATTCATTGTAAACCGGGCTGAACATAATGACCCCGTCACCCGGTTCGGTCATCGCCTGGAGCGCGATACCGATGGCATTTCCGATGCCGTGGGTGGCGAACATATGGGCCGGATCTGGCGACCAGCCGTGGCGGTTTTCATACCACCACGCGACGCTTTCGAAGAATTTGCCGAGACCGCTAAAGTAGCCATATTCGCCCTCGGCCATGATTGCCGCCATCGCTTGTTGCAAACAGGGGGCGGGCTGGAAATCCATTTGTGCCAACCACATTGCCAGCATGTCAGCCGGGGGCTCGTGATCGAGAAATTGACCGACATTCGCCCACTTTGAACTGCGGCCATCACGCGTCGCCTTGGGAGTTGTGAAGTCAAATTCTGATCGCGCAACGTGATCCAACGTCATTTCCTACGTGTCCTCATTTTTCACGGCAGGGTATTTCAGTCAGAACCGAACGCAACCCAAAACCACATGCCTTGCGCAGCGTGTTATCAGCGACTAAATCGAGCCCATGACATTGCGAAAGATACTGATCCATCCCGACCCGCGCCTGAAAACCGTGACCGCCCCTGTTGCTGAAATCAGCGACCAGGTGCGTCGCCTTTCAGACGACATGCTGGAAACCATGTATGATGCGCCGGGCATTGGCCTTGCCGCGCCACAGGTCGGCGTCATGAGCCGTTTATTGGTCATGGACGCGGTCAAGGAAGAAGGGGCATCGCCCCGCCCGATGGTCCTGATCAACCCCGAGGTTATCTGGTCTTCCGAGGACACGAATGTCTACGAGGAAGGCTGCTTGTCGATCCCCGAACAATATGGCGAAGTCACCCGCCCCGCCGAAGTCAAAGTGCGCTGGACGGGTCTGGATGGCAAAACGGTTGAAGAGCAGTTTGACGGGCTATGGGCGACATGCGTGCAGCATGAGATTGACCACCTGAACGGCAAGCTGTTCATTGATTACCTTAAGCCGCTGCGCCGTCAGATGATCACCCGCAAGATGCAAAAGTTGAAACGCGAATTGGCGCGCGAAAGCGAATGAGCCGTGCCTTCGTGCCCTGGCCAAGCGCGGTCTTGCGCACCCCCGCCGCCGAAGTCGAGGAGATCACAGACGAAATCGGCGCGCTTTGGGACGAGATGATTTCGGCGATGGACGCCATGCCCGGTGTCGGTTTGGCGGCCCCGCAGCTGGGCGTTGGATTGCGCCTTGCCGTCGTCGATGCCAGCGACAAACGCGGGCAGGCGATCTGCATGGCCAACCCGAGTATCCTGCACGCAAGTGTCGAGCTGCGCGCGCATCAGGAAGCCTCGCCCAATTTGCCCGGTGTGGCGGCGGTGTTGAAGCGCCCTCGTGCCGTGACGGTGCGGTTCATGAACGATCAGGGCATGTGGGACCGCAAGGAGTTGGTCGGGCTGTGGGCGACCAGCGTGCAGCACCAGATCGATCATCTGAACGGCCGGATGTATTTTGACCGCCTTAGCCGTGTGAAACGCGATATGTTGCTGAAAAAGGCTGCAAAACTGCGCTAGTTGCAGACGCGGGAGCCTCCGGC
This portion of the Octadecabacter sp. SW4 genome encodes:
- the cobM gene encoding precorrin-4 C(11)-methyltransferase; the encoded protein is MTVYFIGAGPGDPELLTLKAARIIGDCPVCLFAGSLVPEAVVACAPKGARVLDTAPMTLDDTHAELLAAHAKGQDVARVHSGDPSLYGAIAEQIRRLKADGIDYQIIPGVPAYAAAAAALGTELTVPQVAQSIVLTRMSMKSTSMPEGETLANFARSGATLAIHLGIRALREIERQLIPHYGADCPVAVAYRVGWPDQQMIRGTLSDIREKVRAAKITRTALILVGPALSDSHGFPDSALYDPAKPHVLRPKVKPAN
- a CDS encoding MalY/PatB family protein, with the protein product MWLAQMDFQPAPCLQQAMAAIMAEGEYGYFSGLGKFFESVAWWYENRHGWSPDPAHMFATHGIGNAIGIALQAMTEPGDGVIMFSPVYNEFLSKVMRNGRRPVQSPLVVDADGIYRMNLEALENQLTGDEKAVLFSAPHNPAGRVWEVSELRALAAFCDRHDLLLISDEIHHDLTFPGQEHTPTAIAAPDSLPRLITMCAASKTFDIAGLRTGYVIIPDDALRARFAKLHSGLDIQCNRVGIDLTRAAYTPEGAAWVDDLVQVLDRNRRILCDGLNTIPGVTAMPMQSTFLSWVDFTGTGMSHAELDKRIIKDARIMPSPGEIFGPRHEMWKRINIGAPTAIIQDAVERLQAAFSDLQ
- the def gene encoding peptide deformylase; its protein translation is MSRAFVPWPSAVLRTPAAEVEEITDEIGALWDEMISAMDAMPGVGLAAPQLGVGLRLAVVDASDKRGQAICMANPSILHASVELRAHQEASPNLPGVAAVLKRPRAVTVRFMNDQGMWDRKELVGLWATSVQHQIDHLNGRMYFDRLSRVKRDMLLKKAAKLR
- the def gene encoding peptide deformylase, producing MTLRKILIHPDPRLKTVTAPVAEISDQVRRLSDDMLETMYDAPGIGLAAPQVGVMSRLLVMDAVKEEGASPRPMVLINPEVIWSSEDTNVYEEGCLSIPEQYGEVTRPAEVKVRWTGLDGKTVEEQFDGLWATCVQHEIDHLNGKLFIDYLKPLRRQMITRKMQKLKRELARESE